DNA sequence from the Paenibacillus azoreducens genome:
TCATGTCATCGCCATCAACCAGCACGGTATAAAAGGCCGTGATTGAGCCGCTTGGTCCGGTTCCCGCACGCTCCAGCAGCTTCGGCAAACTGGCGAAAACGGAAGGGGTGTACCCTCTCATCGCGGGAGGTTCGCCGATCGCGAGGCCGACTTCGCGCTGCGCCATGGCGTAGCGTGTGACGGAATCCATCATCAGCATGACGTTCATTCCCCTGTCGCGGAAGTATTCCGCGATGGTCGTGGCAATGAGCGCCCCTTTGATTCTCACCAGTGCCGGCTGATCCGAGGTTGCGACGACAACCACCGATCGCTGCAGTCCTTCCGGACCAAGATCCCTTTCAATAAAATCGAGTACTTCACGGCCCCGTTCTCCGATCAGGGCAATGACATTGACATCGGCAGACGTATTCCGGGCAATCATGCCCATCAGCGTACTTTTGCCGACGCCCGAACCTGCGAATATACCAACCCGCTGCCCCTTGCCGATGGTGAGCAGACCGTCAATGGCCCTCACGCCGATGCTGATCGGCTCTATTACTCGCGGCCGATTCAGCGGGTTAGCCGGCTCATTGTAAGTAGAACTGTAAGGCATCCGCGTAGGAATCAGCGAGCCGTCCAGCGGTTGTCCAAGGCCGTCCAGCACTTTGCCCAGCAGCTCGGAACCGACCTGAACGCTAAGCGGCTTGCCGGTTCCCACGACGTCGCAACCCGGGCCGATCGAATGCAGCTCGCCAAGCGGCATCAGCAGCACCTTGTTGTCCCGGAAGCCGACGACCTCCGCCTGCAAAGGTTTTGCGCTTTTCGTCGGATAAATGTAGCAGACATCGCCTACGCTTGCGTCCGGTCCTTCGGATTCCACCATCAGCCCGATGACCTGGGTTACTTTCCCGTTGACTCGCACCGGGTCTAAATTCCGCAGATGCTCCATGTATCGGTGACTGCTAAGCATCTTCATCCTGGTTTTTCCGCTCCTCATCATCCAATGCGATCCGGATAAGCTCTTTTTTGATTTCGGTCAGCTGCGTATCGATTCTCGCATCCACGCTGCCAAACGACGAGCGTATGACGCAGCCTCGGTCAAGAACCGTCGAATCAGGCAAAATTTGCAGCTCGGCTTGGGAATCGATCGAAGCTGCAAGCTCCTCCCTTGCCGCTTGCACAAAAGCAAAATGTCTCGGCGCGACGCATAACGTAATGACTCCCTGTTCCCGTTTGCGCGACAGGTTGTTTTTGATCAAATCGATGACGTAACCTTCTTCCATCGTCAGCTGTTTATCGATGACTTTCTCGGCAATCGCGCAGCTGAGATCAACCAAAAACGGTTCGGCCTCCTGAATGATCTGATCCTTCATTAAATAAGCCTGTTTCAAAACGGTTTGGGCCTCGTCCATCATCCTGGCGATGTGCTCCTGCAAATCCGCAAGCGCCTTCTCTGTCCCTTCACGGTATCCCGAATCATACCCTTCGGCCTTGATCGCTTCGATCAGATGTTCGTCCTGCTGCCTGCGCTCCTGCCACCAGCCGTCGATTTGCTCACTTGCCTCCGCCAGCATCCGTTCCGCCTCTTCCGAAGCTTCGCGCAGCTGGCGTTCCGCGAATTCACGCGCATCATCGAGCATTTCTTTGCTTAACCGTTTGGATTCTTCATCCGCCTGGATTTCTTTTATTTCTTCCGTTACTTGCCCCTCCGGATCTGCCGTTTCCTCCGGCGAAACATAGCGCTGTCCCAAGTCCAGCTTTCTCAACACTTCGACAGGAACATATTGAGTGGATTTAATCAAATTAGACAATGATGTCATCCCCTCCACCGCGAGCTATGATAATCTCACCGGCCTCTTCCAATCTCCGGATTGTGCCTACGATGCGGGTCTGCGCCTCTTCTACATCACGCAGCCGCACCGGGCCCATGTACTCCATTTCTTCCTTGAAGGTTTCGGACATGCGTTTGGACATGTTGCGGAAAATAACGTCTCGAACCTCCTCGCTTGCCACTTTGAGGGCCAATTGAAGATCGGCATTTTCCACGTCCCGGATAATCCGCTGAATCGAACGGTTGTCCACATTGACGATATCTTCGAATACAAACATCCGTTTTTTGATTTCTTCAGCCAGCTCCGGATCCTGAATCTCCAGCGAATCGAGAATCGTACGTTCCGTACCGCGGTCGACCCCGTTCAGAATTTGAACGATGGATTCGATGCCGCCCGCATTCGTATAGTCCTGCGTTACCGTCGCAGACAGCTTCTGCTCCAATACCTTTTCGACTTGCGAAATGACTTCAGGCGACGTGCTGTCCATGACGGCGATTCTCCTTGCCACATCCGCCTGCTTCTCTTGAGGCAGGGATGACAGAATGGCGGCCGCCTGTTCAAATTGCAGATAAGAAAGCACCAGAGCAATCGTTTGGGCATTTTCGTTTTGGATAAAGTTCAAAATCTGGTTCGGGTCCGCTTTGCGCGCAAAGTCGAACGGTCTTACCTGCAGCGTTGCGGTTAGGCGATTGATGACCTCGATCGCTTTTTGCGAACCAAGCGCTTTCTCCAATATTTCCTTGGCATAATTGATACCGCCTTGCGATATATATTCCTGCGCCAAGCAAATCTGATGAAACTCGGAGAGGATCTGGTCCTTTTCCTCGCTGTCCACTTTGCGGACATTAGCTATTTCAAGAGTCAACTGCTCTATTTCTTCATCTCTCAAATGTTTGAATATTTGAGCCGAAACTTCCGGCCCCAGGGTGATGAGCAGGATCGCCGCTTTTTGCCGCCCGCTCAACCCCTGGCTGTTTGGTTTAGCCAATGAATTCACCTCTATTCGTCAGCGAGCCATGTACGCAGCAGATTGACAAATTCCTCCGGCTTCTTCTTCGCCAGAGTTTCGAGCTGTTTACGTACCTGACTTTCGTTTGTCACGCTTTCCAAATTAATGGATGGAAACTCTGTAGGAGCCGGCAGCGGAAGATCGTCTTCTTCCATTTCTTCGTTTTGTTTGCGACGGCGGAAGATCAGGAAAGCTCCTCCGGCAAGCAAAGCAAGCGCGGCGAGACCGATGCCCCACAGAACACCTTTGGAAAGATTCAAACCATTTGATTTGGTATCTTCTTGACCAAACGGTTGAGAATATACCGAAACTTTTTTAGCCAGATCTGCGTCTGTATATGTAGAACCGGAATCCGCAAGCGATGCCCTCACAATATTCACCAAAATATTATGAATGGCGTCCTGGGTCTGTTGGTCTACCGTTTTTTGACCCGCCGGCGGTTCAACAGCCACGTTTATGGTTAAATCTTTAACAGTGTAAGGGCTGGATACGATATCTTTCGTAATCCGGTTTACTTCATAATTGATCGTTTTGGACAAGTCTTCGGAGGTCACATCTCCAGAAGACGATGCTCCCGGGTAGCCAGGCACCTGAGTTTGTCCGGTTCCTGCCACACCGCTGTCGGGACTGCTTTTGCCCGAATAGTTTTTCGAAATTTCCTGCACGCTGATTTCAATGCCTTTCATATTTTCGGCATCTACCGGCGTCACGAGATTTTCTTTGCTCTGAACTTTGTCGAAATTCAGTTTGGAAACGACAAGCACATCCACTTTATTAGGTCCCATGAACTGGCTCAAAAACTGCTTGACGTTTTGCCGTACTTCATTTTCGAATTTCTTTTGCAGCGCAAAGTTCTCTTCCACGGAACTTCTTAATGTTCCCTGGCCGCCACGCGAGGATGGCAAGAGTTCCGTGTCGCCTTCCATCATCGTGATGTTTTCAATCGGCAGGTTTGGCACTGCGGTTTTGACGAGATTGAAATACCCATCGACTGTCGCCTGGTTTGGATGATATCCGGGTTTAAAGGTTAGTACCACGGAAGCATTACCTTTTTCCTGGTCATCCGCTCCGGCAAATACGCTTTCTTTCGGAAGCGTCACAAGCACTTTCGCATTCGAAATACCGTTCATTTGCTGGAGAAGTTGTTCAACCTCGCCATTCAACGCGTTGTTGTATTTCACGTTGAATTCGCTGTCGGTCGTTCCGATGGACGAAGAATTGTCGAATGCGCGAAACCCGATCGAGCCGTTCTGGATAATCCCCTGGGAACCAACGTCCACTTTAACGCGCGACGCCCGGGTACTTGGTACAGAGATCGTTTTTCCATCAGAACCCAGCTTGTACGGAATGTTGTTCGTATCCAGATAATTCATGATGCCTGCAGAGTCGCTTGCATTCAAATCCTTGAACGCGACCTCGTATTCCGTTTTGGAAAGCTGCATGGTCAGCACCACAATAGCGATAATGATTAAAACCAGAGTTGAGATAAATATTGTTTTTTGTTTTTTGCTGAACTGATTCCAATATTGGACGATCTTGTCCTTATATTGGGCGATTCTTTCATTCACAACGTCACCCACCCTACCCGAATCTTAGCAATTTACGGTTATATTTGCGTACGCATGATTTCCTGATAGGCCTCGATGACCTTATTGCGGACCTGAGCCGTAAGTTGCAAGCTCAGCAGTGCCTTTTGCGTGGAAATCATAACTTGGTCAACATCCACTTGTCCGAGCATGAATTTATTGCTCATCTCTTTGGACGCCTGTTCCTGAGCGGCAACCTGGTTGATCGCATCCGCCAGATACGAACCAAACTTGCTAAATGATTCGGCCGGTGTCGCCGTGGTGTTTTGGCTGCTCTCTTGCAGCTTCAACGGTTGTACGTTTTGAGTGGAAAACATGGTGTTTTGAATCATCAATGTCCCTCCCTATTTTGTCGTCTGCCAAAAACGCTATCGGCCGATTTCCAGCGCCTTCATAACCATTGCTTTCGAAGCATTTAACGCGGTCACGTTAGCGTTGTACGAATGTGAAGCCGAAATGAGATCAACCATTTCCTTGGTCATGTCGACATTTGGCATATATACATACCCTTCAGCATCCGCATCAGGATGACTCGGATTGTACACCGGTTTAAAAGGTGCCGAATCCTCCTGAATTGCCGTTACTTTTACCCCTCGTGCCGAACTATTCCCCTTATCCATCTGTGCTTGGAGCATATTCGCAAAATTCGACTCATTCGGCGAAAAAACGACCATCTTCCGGCGGTAAGGGACTGCCTGTCCATTTACCACGGATGCTCTCGTCGTTTCGGCATTGGCTATATTAGAAGAAATTACGTCCATCCGGAGGCGCTGCGCCGTCAGTCCGGAGGCGCTGATGCCAAAGCTGCTGTTCAAATTCACTTATTCCTATCTCCCTTCTACCGCTACGCGCATCATTTTGATTTGTTCGTTGATTTGCTGGATGTAAGAATTGTATTGAATTTGGTTCGCTGCCAGATTGGCCATTTCTCTGTCGACATCGACATTGTTAAGGTTGTTGTTCATCACCGTCGATTGATCCACAGTGACTACAGGCTCAGGAACCGAGCTGGTAGGACCTATGACAAAATGCCGGGGATCGGTTACTTTCCCCCGCAACCGGGGCATGGTTCCATTTAATTCCTGCTGCAGCAGGCTTTCAAACGACACGTCAGATCGTTTAAAGTAAGGAGTGTCTTCATTTGCAATGTTGTTGGAAATGACGTTCTGTCTGATGTTTGCCGCTTGCAGGCCAGCCTCCATAAGTCGAAAGCTTGGGCTGTTCAACAAATCCACTTTGCTCCCCCTCCTCCATATTTTGTATCATATTTTTTCCAACCTTTTCCTTTAAAATCTTGATTTTCGACAAAAGCATACAGAAATAATTAAGATTTTTAGGACTTAAGTAGAAAAATTTACTAACTTGTCGTATATCCTAAGTTTCTTAGAGATTGGGATATATTACAATAAGAAAAAAGCCCTATCTTTTGTTCAAAAGGAGGGCTTTTTTCTTAATTTGTATTAAGATATTTCTAATTCTGCTCCTGATAAGGGATTAGAGGTTCATATGAACCTCCCGCATCGGCACTTTTCGTCAAAACCGAACCGAAAAAGTCCCGGTTTTTCAGATTTGCGAAAGGAAATTTGACGAAAAATACAAGTAAAATGTCAAAAATAATACGAATTTACCGGATTTAAATTAAAAAAAACCGATCGGAGTCAGCCTTACGGGCTGCCCGACCGGGTCAGGTATAATTTATCGGTATTTATAAAATATATTGGCTCAAATCGCGATCCTGGGCGATTCCGGCCAGCTTCTCGCGCACATATTCCGGGGTGATCGTCATCTGCTCCAAAGTCAGCTCAGGAGCCTCGAAAGACAGGTCTTCCAGCAGCTTTTCCAAGATGGTGTGCAGTCTGCGCGCTCCGATGTTTTCCATGTTTTCATTTACTGTAGCGGCAATTTTCGCGATTTCGCGGATGGCATCAGGCGCAAAGTTAATCTCTATGTTTTCGGTTTTCAACAGGTCTTTATATTGCTTGGTAATCGCATTTTTCGGTTCTGTCAGGATCGAAACGAAATCATCGAGCGAAAGACTGTTCAATTCGACACGAATCGGGAAACGACCCTGCAGCTCCGGAATCAAATCCGAAGGTTTGGCAATATGAAACGCCCCGGCTGCAATAAACAGGATGAAATCGGTCTTCACAGGCCCGTATTTGGTCATGACGGTCGACCCTTCGACAATCGGCAGGATATCCCTTTGCACCCCTTCTCTGGATACATCGGGGCCCGTTCCTTTGCCCTGGCTGGCGACTTTGTCGATCTCATCGATAAAAATAATGCCGGATTGCTCAGCGCGGTAGACCGATTCAGCGATCACATCATCCATGTCGATCAATTTATTAGCTTCCTCTTGCGTCAGCACTTTGCGGGCTTCCTTGATCGAAAGCTTGCGTTTCTTGGTCCGTTTCGGCAGCAGGCTGCCGAACATTTCCTGCATGTTCATGCCCATCTGGTCATTGCCTTGGCCAGCGAGCATATCCATCATGGTTGGCGACGTATCTTCCACATCGATTTCGATCAGATCATCCTCCATGCTGCCGGAAAGAAGCTTGAATTTTACTTGGCGGCGGCGTTCCGCAACCGTTCCATCCAGCTCCTTATCATCCTCTTGCTCCTGAGCGTCGCCGTTGGCGCCGCCGAATATCATCTCAAACGGATTGCGTTGATTTTTATTTTTCCCGCCGCGCGGCACGAGAATTTTCACGATGCGTTCATTGGCAAGCTCTTCCGCACGGTCCTTTACCTTCTCCGTACGTTCGGCTTTGACCATGCGGATGGAAGTCTCAATCAGATCGCGCACCATAGATTCCACATCGCGGCCGACGTAGCCGACTTCCGTGAATTTTGTCGCCTCGATTTTGACGAACGGCGCATTTACCAGCTTAGCCAAACGTCTGGCGATCTCCGTTTTACCTACGCCGGTAGGACCGATCATCAGAATATTTTTGGGAACGATTTCGTCACGGTCTTCGTCAGGAAGAAGGTTTCGGCGGTAGCGGTTGCGAAGGGCTACAGCTACCGATTTTTTGGCTTGTTTCTGCCCGACGATATATTTATCCAATTCGGCAACAATCTGTCTTGGTGTCATGTTCTGATTTACCATATTCATCCCCCTATCCTCTACAACTCTTCCACGACGATATTTCCATTGGTGTACACGCAAATTTCGGAAGCGATTTTCAGGGCTTCGCGCGCAATATCCTTCGCTTCAAGCTCTTGCGCATGACGTTTGAGCGCCCGGGCGGCAGATAAAGCAAAGCTGCCTCCGGATCCGATGGCAATCACATCATCGTCAGGTTCGATAATCTCCCCGCCGCCGGAGATCAGAAGCATACTGCTTTTGTCCATAACGATCATCAGCGCCTCCAGCTTGCGAAGTACGCGGTCGGATCTCCAGTCCTTGGCCAACTCCACCGCGGCACGCTGCAGATTGCCGTGATGTTCCTCAAGTTTGCCCTCGAATTTCTCGAACAGCGTAATCGCATCGGCCACCGAACCGGCAAAACCGGCGACTACCTGGCCTCTGTAAAGGCGGCGCACTTTTTTGGCCGTCTGCTTCATAATCATATTTTCGCCAAACGTCACCTGGCCGTCGCCAGCAATGGCCGCATTTCCGTTGTGGCGTACGGCGCAAATCGTCGTTGCGTGAAATGACATCTCCATACCGTCAAGCCTCCTCGTTTAAACTTCCGTCTTTACCTCAGAAATGCCATATGCTTCAATAAATTCGGCAATACTCGCCAAAGAGCGGTTTGCAAGCGCCTCGTTTTTTTCTTTTTTGTTGCGAATTTTCTTTCCAAGCCCCGGCAGCAAACCGAAGTTCGCATTCATCGGCTGGAAATGCTCCGGATCCGCATGAGTGACATAATGTGCCATGCTTCCGATTGTACTCGTATCAGGCAGGATAACCAGTTCCTCTCCCTTGGCCTTTCTGGCGGCGTTGATGCCCGCTATAAGCCCGGAAGCGGCCGATTCAACATATCCTTCCACTCCTGTCATTTGACCGGCAAAAAACAGGTTTTCATTTGTTTTGAGCTGATAGGTAGGTTTGAGCAGGCGCGGCGAATTGATAAACGTATTGCGATGCATGACTCCGTAACGCACAAATTCCGCATTTTCAAGCCCAGGAATCATGGAAAATACCCGTTTCTGCTCGCCCCACTTCAAGTGGGTCTGGAAACCTACAAGATTGTACAGCGTACCGGCCGTGTTATCTTGACGGAGCTGTACTACCGCATAAGGAAGTGTCCCTGTATGGGGATTGACCAGCCCAACCGGTTTCATCGGGCCAAACAAGGCAGTCTGTTTGCCGCGTTTCATCATGACTTCGATCGGCATGCAGCCTTCAAAATAAATCTCTTTCTCGAATTCCTTGAGCTCCGCGACATCAGCCGTTACCAGCGCGTCATAAAACCTGTTGAACTCCTCTTCCGTCATCGGGCAATTGAGATAAGCGGCCTCGCCTTTATCATAACGGGAAGCCAAATATACCTTGCTCATGTCAATAGAGTCTTTTTCGACAATCGGAGCGGCAGCATCGTAAAAATAAAAATACTCTTCGCCCATCAGCTCTTTGATTTCTGCCGAAAGTGACGGCGAGGTCAAGGGACCTGTCGCGATAACGACGATCCCCTCTTCTGGTATATGCTGTATTTCCTCATTTACCACTTCAATCAGTGGATGATTATGCAAAATATCCGTAATATCGCCGGAAAAACCGTCCCGGTCCACGGCCAAAGCCCCTCCGGCCGGAACAGCGTTTTTATCCGCCGATCTCAAAATAATGGAATTCAGCATCCGCATCTCTTCTTTAAGCACGCCAACGGCGTTGGTTAAACCATTGGCTCTAAGCGAGTTGGTGCACACCAGCTCGGCAAACTTGTCCGTATGGTGGGCAGGGGTTTTTACCACGGGCCGCATTTCATATAGTTTCACCGGCACGCCGCGGCTTGCGATCTGCCAAGCAGCTTCGCTGCCTGCCAGACCTGCGCCGATGACGGTCACCTGTTTTGTTTCAGTCAACTTCATTACCTCCTATGCTGCAAACGGACATGCTGTTATATAATTTCATCATTCATCATTATCTTCATTCTCTTCGATTTCTTGGGTAAAGTCACAGGAAGTACATTGCAGCCTTGCCCCTTGTTTATTTCGCTTTTCAACCATCCATGAGCCGCATTTCGGACAAGGAACATCCGAAGGGCGGTCCCAGGATACGAAATCACATTCGGGATAGCGGTCGCATCCGTAAAAAATCCGCCCCTTCTTGCTCCGGCGTTCCACAACATGCCCTTCCTTACATTTGGGGCAGGTCACGCCGATATCCTTGACGATCGGCTTGGTATTCCGGCAATCCGGGAACCCGGAGCATGCCAGAAATTTGCCGAACCGTCCCAACTTGTAAACCATCGGTTTGCCGCATTTATCGCAAATCTCGTCGGAAACCTCGTCTTCGATCTCGATCTCTTTCATTTCCTCTTCAGCGACTTCCAAACGCTTTTCAAAGGATTGATAGAATTCTTTAAGAACCTTCACCCAATCTTCCGAACCCTCTTCCACATGGTCAAGGTCCTCTTCCATATGAGCGGTGAATTCGGCATCCAGAATCTCCGGGAAAAACTGCTCCATCTGTTCGATAACAAGTTCGCCCAGCTCAGTAGGTACGAATTTCTTGTCTTCGATCGCAACATAACCCCGTTTTTGGATCGTTTCCAGCGTCGGAGCATAGGTACTCGGGCGGCCGATGCCCAGTTCCTCCATCGTCCGCACCAGACGCGCTTCGGTATAGCGCGGAGGCGGCTGCGTAAAATGCTGCTTCGGATCGATTGCTTCCTTTTTCACTTTATCGCCCGGCGCAAGTTCTGGCAGAAACTTCTCTTCTTCCGTCGTGCCGTCGTCATTCCCTTCAACGTAAACTTTCATGAAGCCGGGAAAACGCACCTTGGAGCCCGAGGCGCGGAATACGGCGGTGCCGGCGGCAATATCAACCGACATCGTGTCGAGCAGCGCAGAAGCCATTTGGCTGGCTACAAAACGCTCCCAAATCAATTTATACAATCTGAACTGGTCGCGGCTCATAAACGATTTAACGGATTCCGGATCGCGAAGTGCCGACGTCGGCCGGATAGCTTCATGCGCATCCTGGGCATTAGCCGCTTTTTTCGAGTATTCACGTGGGGTTTCAGGTATAAAATCGCTGCCGTATTTGCCCTGGATATACTCTTTGGCTTCTTCCTGAGCGGAAGCGGCAATCCTGGTGGAGTCAGTACGCATGTAAGTGATCAGACCAACCGTACCTTCTTTACCCAGCTCAACGCCTTCATACAGCTGCTGGGCGACGGACATGGTTTTGGCTGCGCGGAAATTCAGCTTGCGGGCCGCTTCCTGCTGCAGGGAGCTCGTCGTAAACGGCGGCGACGGATGCCGCTGGCGTTCCTTCTCCTTGACCTCCGCCACCTTGAAGGTAGCTCCTTTAATCGCCTTCAGGACTTCGTTGACATCCTCTTCCTTCGAAAGCTCCTTCTTCTGCCCGTCAAGCTGATGGAACTTCGCTTCGAACACGGAGCTGCCCTTAACAAGCTTGGCAGTGATGGACCAGTATTCTTCAGGAACAAAAGCGTCAATTTCATTTTCGCGGTCAAGAATGATCTTGACGGCAACCGATTGAACGCGTCCGGCGGACAGACCTTTTTTTACTTTCTTCCATAATAATGGGCTGATCTTGTAGCCTACCAAACGGTCGAGGATCCGTCTCGCCTGTTGGGCGTTCACCAGATCCATGTTTATTTTTCGCGGTGTTTTGAACGCATCCTTCACGGCCTGTTTCGTTATTTCGTTGAATACGACCCTGCAGCTTTCCTTGCCGTCCAGTTCAAGCGCATGTGCCAAATGCCAGGCAATCGCCTCTCCTTCGCGATCGGGGTCGGCTGCGAGATAAACCTTTTTAACCTTTTTGCTCGCATCTTTCAATTCTTTTAAAACAGAACCTTTTCCGCGGATCGTAATGTATTTCGGATTGAACTCATTTTCTATTTCAACCCCGATTTGGCTTTTTGGCAAATCGCGAACATGGCCCATGGAAGCCTTTACGATAAATTTGCTGCCTAAATACTTGCCGATCGTTTTCGCCTTGGCGGGCGATTCCACGATCACCAGTGAATCAGCCATCGGTTCATCCTCCTCTCCATCAGTCACAAATCTTTCATTCATTAATCAATTTATATCCTATATATAGCACCAGGTAATTGGGTAATCTGCTTTTTTATGATTAAAGATATCAGAACTGAATGCAAATGTCCAAAGTCCCACTGGCTTCTCTCCAGCAGCTCGTCAAGCGTGAACGGTCCCTGCTCCAGTATATGGTATAGTCGCAGCTCATCTGTTGTCAAATGACCTTCTCCGCTCGTTGAGGTTTCTTTTACCTGACGTTCCCTATTGTATGTATTCTCAGCCCCGTTTGGCAACCATGAATCATATTCCTCCAAAATATCCGCGGCGCTGCACGCCATTTTCGCCCCCTGACGGATTAAATTAAGCGCCCCCCGGCTTTTGGGCGAAGTCACCGGACCCGGCACCGCAAATACATCCCTTCCCGCATCCAGCGCCGCATCGGCGGTAATCAGCGATCCGCTGCGTTCATCGGCTTCTACCACCACCGTTCCTAGAGTCAAACCCGCAATGATGCGGTTGCGCTGCGGAAACAAACCCGGATGCGGTTTCGTACCCGGAGGATACTCCGTAACAATCAAACCGTTTTCCGCCATTCTCGCAAACAAAGCCCTGTTCTCGGGAGGATATACGACATCCATGCCCGTAGCCATCACTGCAATCGTCCCACCTCCGCATAATAACGCAGCTTCGTGGCAAATGCTGTCGATTCCTCTGGCTAATCCGCTTACGACTATCATTCCCCCGGCACAAAGCCCTTGTGCCAGTTCTCCCCCCATCTTGCGCCCGTAGGAGGTTGGGACTCTGGTCCCGACCATGGCTACTGCAGGCTCATGAAGCAATTCTGTTCTCCCTCTTGTATACAAAACCGGGGGAGGGTCGGGGCTCTCTTTAAGCAGCACGGGATATCCGCTGTCCAATATCGTAATCATGCCAATTTGCGTATCCCGCTTCCTCTCTTCTTGTTTTTGCCGAATTTCAGGCTTGTTAATCTCTTTTGCCAGCCGTTCCGACAATTCGACAGAAAAACCTTTATTCTCCCAATCTTTGCGTTCGAACTCAAGAAGCTCCTCTGTCAGCAGCCCTTCTCTCATGAGGCGGGCGATATTTCTTCTGCCAATCCCCTTGACTTCATGCAAAGCGATAAGCAGCCACCGAATATCCATTAAACTCACTCCTTAAACCATTTTGAAAACACCAAAAAAAGCAACCTTTTATTCCCTCAAAGAGGAAATAAAAGGTTGCTTACCTTTGAAGCTATAATAACCCGAAACCGGATTAATGTGTCAAGCATTTATCCAGGATGCCGCGTTCTTCCAGAACGCTGACAAGCGTGGAGCCCATTTCGGAAGGCGTTGGAGCGACTTTGATGCCGCACTCTTCCATTTTGGAGATTTTCTCTTTGGCTGTACCTTTGCCGCCGGAAATAATGGCACCTGCGTGGCCCATACGTTTTCCCGGAGGAGCGGTTACGCCGCCGATAAAGCCCACAACCGGTTTGGTCATGTTGTCACGGATCCATTCAGCCGCTTCTTCTTCGGCCGTGCCGCCGATTTCGCCGATCATAATAACTGCATAAGTATTCGGATCTTCGTTAAAGCGTTTGAGTACATCGATAAATTCCGTGCCTTTTACAGGGTCGCCGCCGATGCCGACTGCCGTGGATTGACCGATGCCGCGTGTCGTCAGCTGATGAACGGCTTCATAAGTAAGCGTTCCGCTGCGCGATACGACGCCGACATGTCCCGGAGTATGAATATATCCAGGCATGATGCCGATTTTGCATTCGCCCGGCGTGATGACGCCCGGACAGTTTGGTCCGATCAATACGGTTTTTTTGCCTTCCATATAACGAGCAACTTTCACCATATCAAGCACAGGGATACCTTCGGTAATACAAATGACAAGCTCCATTTCGGCTTCCACAGCCTCCATGATCGAATCGGCCGCAAATGCAGGCGGTACGTAAATGACGCTTGCTGTAGCGCCAGTAGCTTTTTTCGCTTCAACCACCGTGTTGAACACGGGCAAACTTGCGGTGCTGCCGTTTTCAAGCTCGATATCGACGGTTGTGCCGCCTTTGCCTGGGGAAGTTCCCCCTACCATTTGGGTTCCGTAATCAAGTGCGCCTTTTGCATGGAAAAGGGCGGTTTTCCCGGTGATGCCCTGGGTAATCACTTTTGTATTTTTATCCACCAAAATACTCACGATTCATTCACATCCCCTGTTCTTTTTAAAGTGCATGTTCAAAAAGGTCGGTTTTCAGCACCGAGAAGATTGAAAGAAGATAGGGACTTCAGGAGCGGAGCGTACGTT
Encoded proteins:
- the dprA gene encoding DNA-processing protein DprA → MDIRWLLIALHEVKGIGRRNIARLMREGLLTEELLEFERKDWENKGFSVELSERLAKEINKPEIRQKQEERKRDTQIGMITILDSGYPVLLKESPDPPPVLYTRGRTELLHEPAVAMVGTRVPTSYGRKMGGELAQGLCAGGMIVVSGLARGIDSICHEAALLCGGGTIAVMATGMDVVYPPENRALFARMAENGLIVTEYPPGTKPHPGLFPQRNRIIAGLTLGTVVVEADERSGSLITADAALDAGRDVFAVPGPVTSPKSRGALNLIRQGAKMACSAADILEEYDSWLPNGAENTYNRERQVKETSTSGEGHLTTDELRLYHILEQGPFTLDELLERSQWDFGHLHSVLISLIIKKQITQLPGAIYRI
- the sucD gene encoding succinate--CoA ligase subunit alpha, which produces MSILVDKNTKVITQGITGKTALFHAKGALDYGTQMVGGTSPGKGGTTVDIELENGSTASLPVFNTVVEAKKATGATASVIYVPPAFAADSIMEAVEAEMELVICITEGIPVLDMVKVARYMEGKKTVLIGPNCPGVITPGECKIGIMPGYIHTPGHVGVVSRSGTLTYEAVHQLTTRGIGQSTAVGIGGDPVKGTEFIDVLKRFNEDPNTYAVIMIGEIGGTAEEEAAEWIRDNMTKPVVGFIGGVTAPPGKRMGHAGAIISGGKGTAKEKISKMEECGIKVAPTPSEMGSTLVSVLEERGILDKCLTH